A section of the Mycolicibacterium anyangense genome encodes:
- the ccsB gene encoding c-type cytochrome biogenesis protein CcsB codes for MNTEHIDIGLARYSDWAFTSTIVVLVGALLLLAVELAYSRGRKAEARELVAAGTGAVTADSDRPGVVVDAPTRSTDERIGKAGLALVYVGIALLFACIVLRGLATMRAPWGNMYEFINLTAFSGLVAAAVVLRKPQYRALWVFVLFPVLILLAVSGKWLYTNAAPVMPALQSYWLPIHVSVVSLGSGVFLVAGVASILFLLKMSKFGQPDQTSALANIVAKLPDAQTLDRIAYRTTIFAFPIFGFGVIFGAIWAEEAWGRYWGWDPKETVSFIAWVVYAAYLHARSTAGWRDKKAAWINVVGFVAMVFNLFFINLVTVGLHSYAGVS; via the coding sequence GTGAATACCGAACACATCGACATCGGCCTGGCTCGGTACTCCGACTGGGCGTTCACCTCCACGATCGTCGTCCTGGTGGGCGCGCTGCTGCTGCTGGCCGTCGAGCTGGCCTACAGCCGCGGACGCAAGGCCGAGGCGCGTGAGCTGGTGGCGGCAGGGACCGGAGCCGTCACCGCCGACAGCGACCGCCCCGGTGTCGTCGTCGACGCCCCGACGCGCTCGACCGACGAACGGATCGGCAAGGCCGGCCTGGCCCTGGTCTACGTCGGCATCGCGCTGCTGTTCGCCTGCATCGTGCTGCGTGGCCTGGCCACCATGCGCGCGCCCTGGGGCAACATGTACGAGTTCATCAACCTGACCGCGTTCAGCGGATTGGTGGCGGCCGCGGTGGTGCTGCGCAAGCCGCAGTACCGCGCGCTGTGGGTGTTCGTGCTGTTCCCGGTGCTGATCCTGCTGGCGGTGTCCGGCAAGTGGCTCTACACCAACGCCGCGCCCGTCATGCCCGCGCTGCAGTCCTACTGGCTGCCCATCCACGTCTCGGTGGTCAGCCTGGGCTCCGGGGTGTTCCTGGTCGCCGGTGTGGCCAGCATCCTGTTCCTGCTGAAGATGTCGAAGTTCGGACAGCCGGACCAGACCAGCGCCCTGGCCAACATCGTGGCCAAGCTGCCCGACGCCCAGACCCTGGACCGCATCGCCTACCGCACCACCATCTTCGCGTTCCCGATCTTCGGGTTCGGTGTGATCTTCGGCGCAATCTGGGCCGAGGAGGCGTGGGGCCGGTACTGGGGCTGGGACCCGAAGGAGACGGTGTCGTTCATCGCCTGGGTGGTCTACGCCGCCTATCTGCACGCCCGCTCGACGGCTGGTTGGCGTGACAAGAAGGCCGCCTGGATCAACGTGGTCGGATTCGTCGCGATGGTCTTCAATCTGTTCTTCATCAACCTTGTGACGGTCGGGCTGCACTCCTACGCCGGAGTGAGCTGA
- a CDS encoding MinD/ParA family ATP-binding protein — MSDHHGPRPARELTDATTVFRAQRFSDPATSAPQPEPDWLTATPPIGIPLDPIPAAAPYYNSYVNEVPPVPSYRPTVPPTPYPDLSTSALLRQVKTPPSSGWRRLLYLASGKLINVGESPRDAQNKNLVAQVNRPLQGCYKIALLSLKGGVGKTTITATLGGTFATVRGDRVIAVDANPDRGTLSQKVPLETPATVRHLLRDAEGIERYSDVRSYTSQGPSRLEVLASESDPAVSQAFSAEDYDRALEVLERFYSLVLTDCGTGLMHSAMASVLAKADTLIVVSSGSVDGARSASATLDWLDAHGHQDLVRRSVCVINAVRPRSGKVDMQKVVDHFSRRCRAVRVVPFDPHLEEGAEIDLDRLRPKTRAALIELAAVVADGFPAANHDERFG; from the coding sequence GTGTCCGATCATCATGGTCCGCGTCCGGCCCGCGAATTGACTGATGCGACAACGGTGTTCCGCGCGCAGCGGTTCTCCGACCCGGCGACCTCGGCACCCCAGCCGGAGCCCGATTGGCTGACGGCGACGCCGCCGATCGGCATACCGCTCGATCCGATACCGGCGGCGGCGCCGTACTACAACTCCTATGTCAACGAGGTGCCTCCGGTGCCGTCGTACCGGCCGACTGTGCCGCCGACGCCGTACCCGGACCTGTCGACCAGTGCGCTGCTGCGCCAGGTCAAGACGCCGCCGTCGTCGGGTTGGCGCCGGCTGCTCTATCTGGCCTCCGGCAAGCTCATCAACGTCGGCGAGAGCCCGCGGGACGCCCAGAACAAGAACCTCGTAGCGCAGGTCAACCGGCCACTGCAGGGTTGCTACAAGATCGCGCTGCTGTCGTTGAAGGGTGGCGTCGGCAAGACCACCATCACCGCGACGCTGGGCGGAACGTTCGCCACGGTCCGCGGGGACCGGGTGATCGCGGTCGACGCCAACCCCGACCGCGGCACCCTGAGCCAGAAGGTGCCGCTGGAGACCCCGGCCACGGTGCGTCACCTACTGCGCGACGCCGAGGGCATCGAGCGCTACAGCGACGTCCGCAGCTACACCTCGCAGGGCCCGAGCCGGTTGGAGGTGCTGGCCTCCGAGAGCGACCCGGCTGTGTCGCAGGCGTTCAGCGCCGAGGACTACGACCGCGCGCTGGAGGTGCTGGAGCGCTTCTACAGCCTGGTCCTCACCGACTGCGGCACCGGTCTGATGCACTCGGCCATGGCGTCGGTGTTGGCCAAGGCCGACACTCTGATCGTGGTGAGTTCAGGGTCGGTGGACGGCGCGCGCAGCGCCTCGGCGACGCTGGATTGGCTCGACGCTCACGGGCATCAGGATCTGGTCCGCCGATCGGTGTGCGTGATCAACGCCGTGCGCCCACGGTCCGGCAAGGTCGACATGCAGAAGGTCGTCGACCATTTCTCGCGGCGGTGCCGGGCGGTGCGGGTGGTGCCGTTCGACCCGCACCTGGAAGAGGGCGCCGAAATCGATCTGGACCGGCTACGGCCCAAGACCCGTGCGGCGTTGATCGAGCTGGCCGCGGTGGTGGCCGACGGCTTTCCCGCCGCCAATCATGACGAGCGGTTCGGCTAG
- a CDS encoding DUF4229 domain-containing protein produces the protein MLRDVVVYTLARLVLVVVLTAAIYYFAQLIGIHQFPLVIAMLFAIVIALPLGIWLLAPLRKRATASISAIDERRRSDREQLRARLRGDKSGQ, from the coding sequence ATGCTCCGGGACGTCGTCGTGTACACGCTGGCGAGGCTCGTCTTGGTGGTCGTGCTGACCGCTGCGATCTATTACTTCGCCCAGCTGATCGGCATTCACCAGTTCCCGCTCGTGATCGCGATGCTGTTCGCGATCGTCATCGCCCTGCCGTTGGGTATCTGGCTGCTGGCGCCGCTGCGCAAGCGCGCCACCGCCAGCATCTCCGCGATCGACGAGCGGCGCCGCAGCGATCGCGAGCAGTTGCGTGCCCGGCTGCGCGGGGACAAGTCCGGGCAGTAG
- a CDS encoding 1,4-dihydroxy-2-naphthoate polyprenyltransferase produces MASVAQWIEGARPRTLPNAIAPVIAGTGAAAWLHAAVWWKALLALAVSMALIVGVNYANDYSDGIRGTDDVRSGPLRLVGSKLASPRAVLTAAVASLTVGAVAGLALAILSAPWLIAVGVACIAGAWLYTGGSRPYGYAGLGEVAVFVFFGLVAVLGTQYTQALRVDWVGAVLAVATGALSSAVLVANNLRDIPTDTVAGKTTLAVRLGDARTRALYLALLGLAAVLTVALTAATPWCAVGLVATPLAVRAAGPVRRGLGGRDLIPVLRDTGLTMLVWSIAVAVALVLG; encoded by the coding sequence ATGGCAAGCGTTGCGCAGTGGATCGAGGGGGCCAGACCCAGGACCCTGCCCAACGCGATCGCACCGGTGATCGCCGGCACCGGAGCCGCGGCCTGGCTGCATGCCGCGGTGTGGTGGAAGGCGCTGCTGGCCCTGGCCGTGTCGATGGCATTGATCGTCGGCGTGAACTACGCCAATGACTACTCCGACGGCATCCGCGGCACCGACGACGTGCGCTCCGGCCCGCTGCGGCTGGTCGGCTCCAAACTCGCCAGCCCGCGCGCGGTGCTGACCGCCGCCGTGGCGAGCCTTACCGTCGGCGCGGTCGCCGGCCTGGCGCTGGCGATCCTCAGCGCGCCCTGGCTGATCGCCGTCGGGGTGGCCTGTATCGCCGGGGCGTGGCTCTACACCGGCGGCTCCCGGCCCTACGGCTACGCAGGCCTCGGTGAGGTCGCCGTGTTCGTGTTCTTCGGACTGGTGGCGGTGCTGGGCACGCAGTACACCCAGGCGCTGCGGGTCGACTGGGTCGGAGCGGTGCTGGCGGTGGCGACCGGAGCGTTGTCCTCGGCCGTGCTGGTCGCCAACAACCTGCGTGACATCCCCACCGACACCGTGGCGGGCAAGACCACGCTGGCGGTGCGGCTCGGGGACGCCCGGACCCGGGCGTTGTATCTGGCGCTGCTCGGCCTGGCCGCAGTGCTGACCGTGGCGTTGACCGCGGCCACCCCGTGGTGCGCGGTCGGCCTGGTGGCGACACCGCTGGCGGTGCGGGCCGCCGGTCCGGTGCGTCGCGGGCTCGGCGGCCGCGACCTCATCCCGGTACTGCGCGATACCGGCCTGACGATGCTGGTGTGGTCGATCGCGGTCGCGGTGGCCCTGGTGCTGGGTTAG
- a CDS encoding S-methyl-5'-thioadenosine phosphorylase, which produces MIGVIGGSGFYSFFGADARSVNLDTPYGEPSAPITVGQVGEHEVAFLPRHGLSHEFSPHTVPYRANMWALRALGVRRVFGPCAVGSLTPELGPGSIVVPDQLVDRTRGRADTYFDSGGIHVGFADPYCPTLRAAATDLPGVIDGGTMVVVQGPRFSTRAESQWFARQGFTLINMTGYPEAVLARELEMCYAALALVTDLDAGIDVGAGVRAVDVFAEFEKNLVPFKKLVHEAIDQVASERVCTHCLAHEGVELPFDLP; this is translated from the coding sequence ATGATCGGAGTCATCGGCGGTAGCGGCTTCTACAGCTTCTTCGGTGCCGACGCCCGCAGCGTCAACCTGGACACCCCCTACGGCGAGCCGAGCGCGCCCATCACCGTGGGCCAGGTGGGGGAGCACGAGGTGGCGTTCCTGCCGCGGCACGGTCTGAGCCACGAGTTCTCGCCGCACACCGTGCCGTACCGGGCCAACATGTGGGCGCTGCGTGCACTCGGGGTGCGACGGGTGTTCGGGCCGTGCGCGGTGGGCAGCCTCACCCCCGAACTCGGGCCGGGCTCGATTGTCGTTCCCGATCAACTCGTGGACCGCACCCGCGGCCGTGCCGACACCTACTTCGACTCCGGCGGTATCCATGTGGGCTTCGCCGACCCGTACTGCCCGACGCTGCGGGCCGCGGCCACCGATCTGCCCGGCGTGATCGACGGCGGCACCATGGTGGTGGTCCAGGGTCCGCGCTTTTCCACCCGTGCCGAAAGCCAGTGGTTCGCGCGCCAGGGCTTCACGCTGATCAACATGACCGGCTACCCCGAGGCGGTACTGGCTCGTGAGCTGGAGATGTGTTACGCCGCACTGGCTTTGGTAACCGATCTCGACGCGGGCATCGACGTGGGCGCCGGCGTGCGGGCGGTGGACGTGTTCGCGGAGTTCGAGAAGAACCTGGTGCCGTTCAAGAAGCTGGTCCACGAGGCGATCGATCAGGTGGCCTCCGAACGGGTCTGCACGCACTGCCTGGCCCACGAGGGCGTCGAGCTGCCGTTCGACCTGCCATGA
- a CDS encoding NAD-dependent epimerase/dehydratase family protein, whose translation MRILLTGAAGFIGSRVWAALLADGHEVVAVDALLDAAHGDGAVLPDACHRLDVRDADALAPLLIGVDAVCHQAAVVGAGVNAGDAPSYASHNDYGTAVLLAQMYRAGINRLVLASSMVVYGQGGYSCPVHGVVDPLPRNRSDLDAGVFEHRCPLGGEELRWQLVGEDAPLTPRSLYAASKTAQEHYALAWAESTGGSVVALRYHNVYGPGMPRDTPYSGVAAIFRSSLEKGEPPRVFEDGGQMRDFVHVDDVAAANVAAIGSGAGGFLAANVCSGQPISILDVATRLCEARGGPAPVITGGYRSGDVRHIVADPARARERLGFRATVDPTSGLKEFAFAPLRA comes from the coding sequence ATGAGAATCCTGCTCACCGGCGCGGCCGGCTTCATCGGGAGCCGGGTGTGGGCCGCACTGCTGGCCGACGGGCATGAGGTGGTGGCGGTCGACGCTCTGCTGGATGCCGCGCACGGAGACGGCGCCGTGCTGCCCGACGCGTGCCACCGGCTCGATGTACGGGACGCGGATGCGTTGGCGCCGTTGCTGATTGGTGTCGATGCCGTCTGTCACCAGGCCGCCGTGGTCGGCGCCGGGGTCAATGCCGGTGATGCCCCCTCGTACGCCTCGCACAACGATTACGGCACCGCGGTGCTGCTGGCCCAGATGTACCGGGCGGGGATCAACCGGCTGGTTCTCGCGTCGTCCATGGTGGTGTACGGTCAGGGCGGGTATTCCTGCCCGGTGCATGGCGTAGTAGATCCGTTGCCGCGTAACAGATCTGATCTCGACGCCGGGGTGTTCGAGCATCGCTGCCCACTGGGTGGTGAGGAACTGCGCTGGCAGCTGGTCGGCGAGGATGCGCCGCTGACGCCGCGCAGCCTGTATGCCGCCAGCAAGACTGCGCAGGAGCATTACGCGCTGGCGTGGGCCGAGTCGACGGGCGGGTCGGTGGTGGCGCTTCGCTACCACAACGTGTACGGCCCCGGGATGCCGCGCGATACCCCGTATTCCGGTGTGGCAGCGATCTTCCGGTCCTCGCTGGAAAAGGGTGAACCACCCCGGGTCTTCGAGGATGGCGGCCAGATGCGCGACTTCGTGCACGTCGACGACGTCGCCGCCGCCAACGTTGCCGCCATCGGGTCCGGGGCCGGTGGCTTTCTGGCGGCCAATGTCTGCTCTGGGCAGCCGATTTCGATCCTCGACGTCGCCACCCGGCTGTGCGAGGCGCGGGGCGGGCCGGCGCCGGTGATCACCGGAGGCTACCGCAGTGGTGATGTCCGTCATATCGTCGCTGACCCGGCCCGTGCTCGGGAACGGCTCGGCTTCCGCGCGACGGTCGACCCGACCTCGGGTCTGAAGGAGTTCGCCTTTGCGCCGCTGCGCGCCTGA
- a CDS encoding peroxiredoxin has protein sequence MALLTIGDQFPAYDLKAVVGGDLSKVDAKQPDDYFTQVTSSDSPGKWRIIFFWPKDFTFVCPTEIAAFGKLNDEFEDRDAQVLGVSVDNEFVHFQWRAQHEDLKKLPFPMVSDLKRELAAATGVLNADGVADRATFIVDPNNEIQFVSVTAGSVGRNVDEVLRVLDALQSDELCACNWKKGDPTINAGELLAEAV, from the coding sequence ATGGCGCTTCTGACGATCGGTGATCAGTTCCCGGCGTACGACCTGAAGGCGGTTGTCGGTGGCGACCTGTCGAAGGTCGATGCCAAGCAGCCCGATGACTACTTCACCCAGGTGACCAGTTCGGACAGCCCCGGCAAATGGCGCATTATCTTCTTCTGGCCCAAGGACTTCACGTTCGTCTGCCCCACCGAGATCGCCGCGTTCGGCAAGCTCAACGACGAGTTCGAAGACCGTGATGCCCAGGTACTCGGCGTGTCGGTCGACAACGAGTTCGTGCACTTCCAGTGGCGGGCCCAGCACGAGGATCTCAAGAAGCTGCCCTTCCCGATGGTGTCCGACCTCAAGCGCGAGCTGGCCGCGGCGACCGGTGTCCTCAACGCCGACGGGGTGGCCGACCGTGCCACCTTCATCGTCGACCCCAACAACGAGATCCAGTTCGTGTCGGTGACCGCGGGCTCGGTCGGCCGCAACGTCGACGAGGTGCTGCGGGTGCTCGACGCGCTGCAGTCCGACGAGCTGTGCGCGTGCAACTGGAAGAAGGGTGACCCGACGATCAACGCCGGTGAGCTGTTGGCCGAGGCGGTCTGA
- the ahpD gene encoding alkyl hydroperoxide reductase AhpD, which translates to MSIDAIKEALPEYAKDLKLNLGSIARSTELTEQQLWGALVATAAATKSEQLLREISEDALDVLSEEAYHAALGAASIMGMNNVFYRTKHQLDGRYDDLRAGLRMNIIGNPGVAKADFELWSLAVSAINGCDQCLAAHEKELRDADVSRTVIFEAIRLAAIVSGVAQALMTAAVLTTA; encoded by the coding sequence ATGAGCATCGACGCCATCAAAGAGGCGCTGCCGGAGTATGCCAAGGATCTCAAGCTGAACCTCGGCAGCATCGCCCGGTCGACCGAACTCACCGAACAGCAGCTGTGGGGCGCGCTGGTGGCCACCGCCGCCGCGACCAAGTCCGAGCAGCTGTTGCGTGAGATCAGCGAGGACGCGCTGGACGTGCTCTCCGAAGAGGCCTATCACGCCGCGTTGGGCGCCGCCTCGATCATGGGCATGAACAACGTCTTCTACCGCACCAAGCATCAGCTCGACGGCCGCTATGACGACCTGCGGGCCGGGCTGCGGATGAACATCATCGGCAACCCGGGGGTGGCCAAGGCCGACTTCGAGCTGTGGTCGCTGGCGGTGTCGGCGATCAACGGTTGTGATCAGTGCCTGGCCGCACACGAGAAGGAACTGCGCGACGCCGACGTGTCGCGCACGGTGATCTTCGAGGCGATCCGGCTGGCCGCGATCGTCTCCGGTGTCGCGCAGGCGTTGATGACCGCTGCGGTGCTCACGACCGCCTGA